The DNA sequence GTGTCTGCTGTAAGAAAGATCTATATAAGGAACATCACTtccccacatttaaaaaaacatcttactTTCTGTGTACATGTTTAATAGCGGATAAGAGTAGAGAATCCTTGTGAGCATTTAGTGTTGCTTAGTAACAACAGCAGTCATGATTTCCTGTGTTAAGGTAAAAGTAAGTGAGAGTGGGTCTGATACCACCAGCGTCacactgtgtttctctctgaaTAAAAGATTCAGACATAGACACACTAATATGtatacagtgcacacacactgaatacTATTTCATCTGTAATCATTTAGACTTTGTCTTCATGTCAAATAAAGATGGAAACTGTACTCACATCTACAGTTATATCAATAACCCACTGAGGAACAGTCTCGTTCAGCAGCATCGATTCAGTCTCTCCTCCTGAATCTCTACATAGCAACCtgcaacacacaacacagcacatcAGAGGCAACGCAGAGGAGGAATGAATACATTAACTGTCAGTATTTCTGTGTGAGACAAATGTCACAGCAAGCTGTCCCTATTGGCTGTCAGGCTCAGTGGGTTGGGCCTGTGTTAGTTTGAAAAGGGGGcgtgtcaaaaataatgaggaGACAATTCAGAGCAGGTGTGGGACCACAGTTGATGAGTACTGCGAGGAAGACATGGTGGAGTTCACTCGTTTTCCCCATGAAGTTTTGTTTCAAGCTATTGTCCACATGTTTAATGTCTACAAATGACCGGTCTTTGAAGTAACAACCCTGAGCAGTGTTGGATCACAGAGAGCAAGCTGACCGAATGAAGGCCGTCGGATCAGAGCCGGGACATCAGAGCAACAGGCAGGACTTCATCCCTTACCTTTCAGCCCAGCAGCTGAATGCTCACTCTGTGGTGACATATGTCTGGGCAGTCAATCCTGGAATCTCTAGATGAGGGTTAATTCTGAGTAGCAGTATCAAGTGCCGAGGATTGTGTTTGCCATGACGGCAACTATATACTGATGACACACGATGGCATTTACAGAGCACACTGCAGCTTTGATGTAAGGtcttgtttccaccaagcagttcagttcagttcggtacacaTTTGAAGGGTTCTGTTTGCATGTGAACATTTGTGGACAGTTCCAATACAACCCCCTCCAATACAGACTTTGGCATTGTACCGTGGCGGTTCAGTACAAATGCGCAACAGCCCAAATGGATAGGGATATTAGTGACACGTTACCTAAATAGAGTTCTGCCTCCTGCCTCTCCAAAGATGACTGGCGTGTGTGGTGGCACTTGGAAATATCCATTTCCTTTCTGGACCCTGTTCTCCTGCTCGCCGTTCACTGTGGACACAAGAACACAATCATACTGTGAGATGAACCGACTGAGGCTTTGGACATCCTGTGCTCACTGACAGCGGCAAGAAAATGATGCTGAGTGTGCAGACAAGTGGACACTGAGTTCACTGAAGTTTCCGGAGCATCACTGCAGAGGTTTGGTTGATTTGGCTTCATAATGATTTAGCAGTAAACCACCTCCTTACCATGGTTCACCTCGTTCTCCTCCTCATCCATGGGGTTGATGCGAGTTCTGGGCCAGAACTCCAGCAGAGCCTGGAGCAGCAGTCCACCCAGGTTCACTGCAgagagtaaaataaaattagctggggcgtcggtggcttagtggatagagcagatgccccatgtacaaggctgttgctgcagagcGGCCCGGGGTCGACTCcagtctgtggccctttgctgcatgtctctccctctctctctccacgtttcacacttcactatcctatcaattaaggcaaaaatgctctaaaaatatctttacaataaataaataaataaagttagcTTCAGTTTTTCATAGTGGTAAGTATTTGTATAGaaaatgtgacaaggtcagatgTCTTACACTTTGGGTCGGATCCATCAGAGCTTGAAAACCCAGCGTCCTTTGCAGACACCCAGGCAGCGAAGCAGTCGCTCTCATCCAATGTGATGGTGAGCATctgttgagagagagagagagaagcaggaaGCACAAATATGAGAAAACTGTCCAGGCTTGGGAAGGTCAGACAGAAGTAAGGCCCTGTATTACCAGGTGTGTGACTCACCCCAGTTTTCAGATCAACAGAGAACCAGTTTGGCACGTAGACCATCTTGAATCGCTTTTTAATCTCTTCATCGAACTCCACTTTCCCCAAGTCTTCACCCTTACAAGCCTGAAGGTAAAAATATACATGAAGTCAGTTCTAACCACGTATATCACCAGGAAGGAGCTCACACCAGGCTCATCAGGCGAGGTCCTCTTTAATCTGGAGACATTCATTTCATAGGTAATAGTTTATTAGGGCAGATGAGCACCGAGTAACCACAACTCTCTTCAAAGTGGCAGGTCTCCAAATACTAAGTGCATCTGTACTGTAGTGCATGTTAATTTGAGCTGTGCAATTCTAAGCTCTGTATGCACCAGTGCACGCATCACGGTACAGCTACCAACTCTTACGCGTTGACCTTGAGCCTTACTCAATTGTCAATCTGTCATAATTAGAACAACTAGTTTAACTATTGCTTGGCTGAAAAAAACAGTGGGTGAAATAAGGGCTGGGTTAAACATAGCATAGCAAACATACTAGCAAAAATTGGTATTATTTCTAAAATATACCCAATCGATATCAAATCAAATTTGAAACTGAATCGAATCAGTACCTTGTGAATCAAAATTGAATCAATTCAGGAAGTTAGTGCGAGATGCAATCACaatccaacacaacaaacatatAATAACGTCAGTGTGGAGTTTACCTTCAGGACATCCCAGAAAGCCACATTGTTGTTGGTATCTTTGGTGAGTATGTGTCTCTTGTCATTCAGAATGTGGCACTGTATGATACTGGCACCTCCTGCAAACAACACATAGTGTTACGTTGCAGAATGTCTGGGAGGAAGACACAGAAAATTACTGTAGTTTAGatgaataaacatatttacCCTTGATGACTTGTTCTGGCTGAGTACACAGTGGTGTCAGAGGGGTAGTGCAGTCATTGTCATACTCCCCTGATGATCGGAAGTTGTGCATTCCCTTTAGAGACTACAAATGcatacagaaaataataatcattacaGATTGTCCTGGATTTTAATAATCGCTTCCTACTTCTCCCTCGCATTAATAGCTGTGATTAATGTAATGCAATTATCTTTTTTGTATCACCCACATCGTCACAAAGCTGGTTTAAATTCTTACACAAATTACAGGAGGATTACTGCTGAATAGCATTAGGCGTGGCCACATGCACAAGTCCGTCTATGCTGTATCCCACCGTCGTTATGCTGACAGCCGACCAGCGATCTCAGAGGTGTCACGCATGCTTACCCATTTATTAACGGATGACTTGGTGGTGGAGACCCAGATTGCTGGAGGTGGGTCAGCAGATCTGTCCAGTTCCATCTGagcaaaagagaaagacagCGAAAGGTTGAGTGACTCCAAATGGTTAGCTACGAACATAGGAATGACTGGGGAGAACACAGCGTCATTAAAGATGGGaattgaaaacattttattgataTTACGTGAGCGTGCACAACACTGGTAAAATCAAAGAACCAGTAAGCACAAAGTACTGCACCCTGTGTTTCATCTACACTGCAAGCAGACGCCAGGTGAAAGCAAAAGTGAACATTCAGACAAGACCTGTACTGCTTCTTCTTAAACTTGTACATCGCAGAATTACATCACTGCtgcacaaaaatgttttaaaggttAAAGTGTGTTGGCTTCTTACTTTGAGCACCGGAGCCTTCTCCTCACAGATGAGCACACGGATGTCTGGGTTACGCAGGTCAGTGCAGTAGATCTTTTTGTCTCTGCCTCCGGAGTAGACGTGTGTAAAGGCCTCGTTGACCTGCAGGGCCCAGACGCCTTCATCGTGCACCCGGTAGGTGGCGATGCACCTCTGCTGGCCGAGTGACCAGAGGCGGATGGTCCCGTCCGAACTGCCCGACAGGCACTGTGGAGAAGGACAACAGCTTTAGATTGTAAAACAGATTGTGTAACAGCTGCCACCACTGTGTGGTTGGCCCATGTGAtgatatttacagaaatgtGTCCAGCCGTAGAGATTTGACATCACCGTGTCTACTGTGGGAGCTCATCAGGGGTCCGTTTCAgaaaggaggttcaacaaactctgagcctaaccctgaactctgagttgagtaactctgagatgggaaactctgggttacgGGTTTCAGAACAGATGATTTCAATCGGTTGAATCAACACAGAGTTTGTTCACTgtgagttaagcgcgtgcaccacgaCTTTAAAAAGCcgtcatcaatggagccccgataccacgattcaccatggcaacaagctACAAGAAAaggtctgcattttttttttactcctctggagttggatattttaatgcgctcatacagtgaatttgaagctgttttcaggAAGAAGAGTAACACGGCTGCAGCAGCGAAGGAACGGGAGTCGGCGTGGAAGAAAATTACTGCTCGAGTCAATGCGaaagtttaaatttattttatacacttatgcaatcacaataatattaggCTACAGATGCAAACAGGTGGAATGGTGTTTAAGCTAAAAGTTAGTTCACTTAGATGCAATCCCACCTAAttattttcaagtgaaaatggtctaaaaacaagttacttttaagtgtgatttgttttgactagaaatgagacatttggactagaaataagacacatGTTCTTGgtatgattttgagtttttgcagtgtgatgcagtctgacattttgagacAGTCAGTCTACCTGCacattaatgctgtgaatgGACTTCATATTCTATACTTTTCTCACGGTACTCTGCAGACAGTGGCCTTACTGATATATTCTGCATCTCCGATATTATACAGAAAActtcagtttgtattttttgcaAAGAGCAACAAAGAATCTGGGTAGATGAAAGTGCACATCCACGGTTGGTGATGTTGTTTATGTCACGACGGATGAGGTTGTGGATATAaatgatggactgtgatgtgAAACCACACggttcaaaaagaaaatgttctggaAATGATAATACGTCAATTCTGAGCCTGTGAATAATCTCCCGACGAATGCATAACTCCCTCCTCAGTAACACTGCCTCTTCGTCCACAGGGTCCTCCAAGAACGGACATGCCATGGTCGAAAAAAGTAGATTTAGAACTAGAACACACTTTAGGATCCAACTTTACCTTGAGGACAGATGATCAAGCTCGCTGAAACCCGCGCGACActaaacgaatgaatgaatgaatcacactGCGTGTGTGgcgtaagagggaggagacagcaAAAACTCgaggtttattgaagaaaagtcagttgccatagtaactgacaccgagcttcagttacctctctttctgaaacGGGCTGGAGTTACTCCGCTTTCTCTGGTTTAAGTTACTTCCCTTTCTGAATCAGAAAACCCAGAGTtgccctcatttcagggttaacagactcagagttttcactaaacctgctttgtgaaacggaccccggGGAATCCAGCTGCCTTGTAAAGTAAACATGATTTCGACAGACATGGAGGACGAAAGTTAAGCTGTAAACAGAGAAACTGTAACACTTGGAGTTGTTGTTCTCAGTAATGTCACACAGTCAAGTGTCTCGTGCGAGGcagttgtttctttgtttgtgtgaaAGTTGTAAATacaagaagaaaataatcaaatgtgaTAAAGTATGGTTACTGTAAACCGTGTCTGAACTGAATTCATATAACAATTTCTGCACCGTGATATAAAATAACATGTACTGTAAAGGTTTTGGCCGTATCGCCAGccaaatattttcattgttgataaATCTGTTGACTAGTTTCTCGCTTATTCGAACAATTGtgtggtctataaaatgtaggACAAAGCACACAATGACAtccttaaatgtcttgttttgtccacaacccaaagatactcaatttactgtcacagagaagtaaagaaaccagaaaagattcacatttgagaggctggaatcagaaaatatttacttttacttaaatcgATAAATGGATTATCATATCCGTTTATTTTAGATATCCTCACTCACTTGAGTGCCGTCTCGATTCAGCAGCAGCGACTTGACGTTGTCTGTGTGTCCTTTTAGCTTCATCAGTTTTGCACATGTTCGAGGGTCCCACACTCTCAGGAcctgaagaaagaaagaaaaaaggagggaaGTGAAGATCGGCATTTCTTCACGCTAGAACCAGATTACAGTGACTAAGCAACGGAAAACAACAGCTCAATTAAAGGTATACTTTGCAGGATTTTCCAAAAAACACAGTGTACTGACTCATAGAGAGTAAtacctctcaatcatcacttatgacccacaggaagtgtgtggcagtgtattaatctgcagagactctgctccCTGCCTGTATTTCCTTATTATATTGTTGCGTTCAGGACGTGAGGTCatgtctttataaaaaggtagcttCCATAACCAGCAAGTATCCAAAAGGACTCAGCACCAAAATAAAGCAAGAAGAAACACCAAGCGGACAAAGCTCATtccaaaacaagagtgaatTTGTGGTTGGCATTTCCATTCGCTGGTGAGCACTGAAGAGGATAAAGAGCGACATGAGGGCTATGttcacattacaagcaaatGTAGCCTTTGCTATATTGTGACACAGGTCTGATTTTTTTCAGAGCAGTGTGGACACAAAAATTCGACTTTTTTACAATCCAATCTGAGCCACTTTCACTTGTTGTCCTAAATCTGATACATATTAGTTCACTTGCCACCGCTGTAGCAACAGTAATATCcaaattcatgtgtgtttttctctacATCCATGGTCTTTCCACGTCATACTTCACTGCACAGGTGCAGATCGCTCACCGTACATTGTCGGGGTGGTTAGTTGAAACTACAGACAGCTGCTGTAGCCATACTGCTGCAGTAGGCTGCCCTAGTCACCAGCCAATAGAGCCCGACTACTAGACGATATCTGACGGGGATAGCTTGCTTAAATTCCAGGACAGTGTTATCGTGAGGCACCGACAGAGATATCTGAACATAGCCCTGGACATCCTAAAATTCTGGAGGAGCTGTTCATCCATGAAACTCTCTACATTGCAGCCCCACCACTCCTGACTCCTCTCCCAGCCACACCTATCTGTCCACACAACTACAAGCAGTAGCTGCCTATAGTTAGTGGACCGAAAGCCCATCTTATGATAGTTCATTATCCCGAAAACAAATGCCCACTGCTACAAAAACATGCCACAAACGTtcccaaataaaaacagatgggTAATTATCATGCAGAATGGCATTATCAGACCTTCCTACTGGTGCTCATTCATGTGATGAAGCTTGCACTGCCATGTCATTCACTTTTCCTCTGTCACAAATGTGACATTTCATTGTTGTTCCAGCAGGTGTGTGATATTATTGGTTGCCTGTGAAGCATTTCAGGGCAGAGATCggttcacactgatgtcagatatgGGTGAGTTCAAACATCAGCATGACAGGCGAGGAAGAAATAATCAGAACTGAGCATTAAGCCCTGTAATGTGAACAAAGTTGAATTTGGCCTGGTAGCTGTTAGCTCAGTTAGCCTTCTACAGTATCGGCTTTTCCATTACAtcaaatgtaacatttgtacaatAGTAGCTTGCAGTGTACATTCATGCAGTGTAGGGAGGAGAGGCCAAGTGTCACTGTCCCTGTTGGCTGTCCTGCATGGCTGTCAGGCTAGGTGGGCTGGGTTTACTGAGGTGTAGAGCTGTGTTAGTTTGAAAGGGGGCCTGCTGAAGTAAATAAGAGAGATGATTCACACCAGGTATGGGACTGTGGTTGATGAGAGATGTTTCTGAATGCTGCGAGGAAGACAGACACTGGagtttcctctccttttctcaATGAAGTTTTGTTTCAAGTTATCGTCCACGTGTTTAATGTCAACAACAAAACTGTCAAAGGAGTACAGATGCTAAGCAGTGTTGGTGCACTGAGAGCGAGCTGACCGAGTGACGGCTGTCGGATCAGTGCAGGGACAGCGAGGCTACAGGTAGGCCCACATCCCTTACcttaaggcaaggcaaggcaagacaattttatttatatagcaccattcatacacaaggcaattcaatgtgctttacaagagaagcAGCCTAAGCATGGCAGCCTAACGCTCACTCTGTGTTTACTATCAATAACTGACCATTTATGCAGAATATACTTTTAAAGTATTTGTATGGTTTCAGCTAATTTGAAACCATACAAATACTTTAAAAGTATATTAATAATGTCCACACAGGTGTGTGGTGTAGCCTGCAGGAAACATCTTACGTATGAACATTTCAACAGATAAGATGGGAGAATGACAAGTGCAGTACATTCCCACTCTGGTTTCAagataaaactgttttaaaattcCAGTTACAATGTTAACTGACTTGTTTTAATCAAGTTTCTCTGAAATAATAGggttaatatgtgtgtgtgtgtgtgtgtgtgtgtgtgtgtgtgtgtgtgtgtgttttgcactgATGGAAACCCAAACCTTTTCTGTGGATCCAGATACAATGACTGTGCCCATCTGGTTCATAGCCAGACTGTAGATAGAGTCCTTGTTCCCACTGAGTGACGAAGCTGTTGGAGACAGATTGACGTGAGTCCACAGGTACAAATCATCTTCCACAGAAACATATCAGCCATTACAGGATAGTACAAATGCAAAATAATCAAACTACAGTGTGTATGGGCCAGAGATAGATACAGTCTGTGTCTAGTCATAGTTAGGGGGCGTGGTCAGCCTCTAAATGCTGAGAAAGCCCGGTTTTAAACTCACACAAGAGACACTATTACATTTACTATAGATATGATTAATTAAACTTGCCATAATATCAGCACCCTGCAGTCATTAATGCTATGATGTCACAGGCTATTTTCAGACAGTATAGCAGCGCTAAAGTTAGTCAACGACGTTAACCTGTGTATTGATGTGCTATAACGTCATCATTCAGGGATTTGCAACCTCAGATCCTTTCAATAattttgtcagacacttaaaataacaatctgagcaaGCAGCTGCAAACACTTAGCGGACGTAACTTGATGTGAACATGCCCCAAGTGCTTCCATTGCAGCCTGGCCGC is a window from the Epinephelus fuscoguttatus linkage group LG15, E.fuscoguttatus.final_Chr_v1 genome containing:
- the LOC125901772 gene encoding WD repeat-containing protein 48 isoform X2 produces the protein MATHHRQNAAGRRKVQVSYVIRDEVEKYNRNGVNALQLDPALNRLFTAGRDSIIRIWSVYQHKDPYIASMEHHTDWVNDIVLCCNGKTLISASSDTTVKVWNAHKGFCMSTLRTHKDYVKALAYAKDKELVASAGLDRQIFLWDVNTLTALTASNNTVTTSSLSGNKDSIYSLAMNQMGTVIVSGSTEKVLRVWDPRTCAKLMKLKGHTDNVKSLLLNRDGTQCLSGSSDGTIRLWSLGQQRCIATYRVHDEGVWALQVNEAFTHVYSGGRDKKIYCTDLRNPDIRVLICEEKAPVLKMELDRSADPPPAIWVSTTKSSVNKWSLKGMHNFRSSGEYDNDCTTPLTPLCTQPEQVIKGGASIIQCHILNDKRHILTKDTNNNVAFWDVLKACKGEDLGKVEFDEEIKKRFKMVYVPNWFSVDLKTGMLTITLDESDCFAAWVSAKDAGFSSSDGSDPKLNLGGLLLQALLEFWPRTRINPMDEEENEVNHVNGEQENRVQKGNGYFQVPPHTPVIFGEAGGRTLFRLLCRDSGGETESMLLNETVPQWVIDITVDKNMPKFNKIPFYLQPHSSSGAKTLKKDRLSASDMLQVRKVMEHVYEKIINLDNESQTTSSSANDKPGEQEKEEDMAMLAEEKIELMCQDQVLDPNMDLRTVKHFIWKSGGDLTLHYRQKST
- the LOC125901772 gene encoding WD repeat-containing protein 48 isoform X1, with translation MATHHRQNAAGRRKVQVSYVIRDEVEKYNRNGVNALQLDPALNRLFTAGRDSIIRIWSVYQHKQDPYIASMEHHTDWVNDIVLCCNGKTLISASSDTTVKVWNAHKGFCMSTLRTHKDYVKALAYAKDKELVASAGLDRQIFLWDVNTLTALTASNNTVTTSSLSGNKDSIYSLAMNQMGTVIVSGSTEKVLRVWDPRTCAKLMKLKGHTDNVKSLLLNRDGTQCLSGSSDGTIRLWSLGQQRCIATYRVHDEGVWALQVNEAFTHVYSGGRDKKIYCTDLRNPDIRVLICEEKAPVLKMELDRSADPPPAIWVSTTKSSVNKWSLKGMHNFRSSGEYDNDCTTPLTPLCTQPEQVIKGGASIIQCHILNDKRHILTKDTNNNVAFWDVLKACKGEDLGKVEFDEEIKKRFKMVYVPNWFSVDLKTGMLTITLDESDCFAAWVSAKDAGFSSSDGSDPKLNLGGLLLQALLEFWPRTRINPMDEEENEVNHVNGEQENRVQKGNGYFQVPPHTPVIFGEAGGRTLFRLLCRDSGGETESMLLNETVPQWVIDITVDKNMPKFNKIPFYLQPHSSSGAKTLKKDRLSASDMLQVRKVMEHVYEKIINLDNESQTTSSSANDKPGEQEKEEDMAMLAEEKIELMCQDQVLDPNMDLRTVKHFIWKSGGDLTLHYRQKST